In the genome of Curtobacterium sp. MCLR17_036, the window CGGTCTGCCCGTCGCCGAACGGGCAGTTCGTCGCGGTCGCGACGAAGTCGGCGAGCGACGAGCTGGTGAGCATCGTCGACGCGACCTCCGGCGCGCTCGAGGCGAGCATCGACGCCGCGTCGGTCGACTGGTGCGGCGCGCTGCCGTCCGGTGACGAGATCAGCTGACGTTCAGACGCGGCGACGACGGACAGGAGGCCCGGTACCAGCTGGTACCGGGCCTCCTGTCCGTCAGGTGGTGCCGACTAGGCCAGCGTGGCCGCGTCGATGACGAAGCGGTAGCGGACGTCCGAGCTGAGGACGCGCTCGTAGGCCTCGTTGATCTGGTCGGCGCTGATGAGCTCGGTCTCCGGCAGGATGTCGTGCTCGGCGCAGAAGTCGAGCATCTCCTGGGTCTCGCGGATGCCGCCGATCGCCGAACCGGCCCAGCTGAGCCGACGCGGGATGAGGGCGAACGCCGGGACCTCGAGCGGCTCGGACGGGGCGCCGACGTTGACGAGCGTGCCGTCGACCTTGAGCAGGCCGAGGTACGCGCCCATCGGGATCTTCGCCGAGACGGTGTTGATGATGAGCTCGAAGGAGTTCGCGAGCTTCTCGAACGTCTCCGGGTCCTTCGTCGCGTAGTGGGCCTTCGCGCCGTAGCGGAGCGAGTCCTCCTGCTTCGAGGTGGTCTGCGACAGGACGGTGACCTCGGCGCCGAGCGCGACGGCGATCTTGACGGCCATGTGGCCGAGGCCGCCCATGCCGACGACGGCGACCTTCGTGCCGGGGCCGGCCTTCCAGTGGTGCAGCGGCGAGTAGGTGGTGATGCCGGCGCAGAGCAGCGGCGCGACCTTCTCGATGTCGAGCGACTCGGGGACGCGCAGGACGAAGTCCTGGTCGACGACGATCGCCTGCGAGTAGCCGCCCTGGGTGATCGAGCCGTCGGCGGGGTCGACGCTCGTGTAGGTGCCGATGTTGCCCTTCAGGCAGTACTGCTCCTGGCCGGCGAGGCACTGCTCGCACTCGCCGCAGGAGTTCACCATGCAGCCGACGCCGACACGGTCGCCGACCTTGTGCTTCGTGACGGCGTCGCCGACGGCCGAGACGTGGCCGACGATCTCGTGGCCGACGACCTGCGGGTACTGGATCTCGCCCCACTCGCCGCGGACGGTGTGGATGTCCGAGTGGCAGATGCCGGCGTAGGCGATGTCGATCTCGACGTCGTTCGGTCCGACGTCACGACGGGTGATGGTGGTCTTGACGAGCGGCTCGGTGGCGGACGGTGCCGCGTACGCGTTGACGGTGCGCATGGGTCTCCTCGTGGGGGAAGGGGGAGCGGACCGGGTGCGGCCCGTCTCCAGTGTGGTGGAGCGCGCCACTCGGAGGGAGGCCCGGCTGGGGTACCCCTCGCGGCACGGTCGGGCGCGTCGGCGGCCGGGGTCAGGCGAGTCGGGCCAGCCGCTGCCCGGCGATCCGGGGTCAGGCCAGCCGGGCCAGCCGCTGCCCGGCGATCCGGGCGAAGCGCAGCGGGTCGGCGAGGGCGTCGTCCGGCTCACCGGTGGTCTGCGTCGCCAGCACGGTGAGCGAGGCGGCGGCGTCGAAGTCGTCGAGCGGGGCGTCGATGTCCCCGGCGACGAGCAGCACCCGGGCCCGCGGCGCGTGGGTGGTCGCGAGCGCGCGCACCACGCTCGGCACCTTGCCGGCGGCGGACTGTGCGTCGTACCGACCCTCGCCCGTGACCACCACGTCCGCGCCGTCGAGGAGCGCGGGCAGCCCGAGCACCCCGGCGATGCCCTCGGCCCCGGCCGCCAGCGTCGCACCCCACGCGAGCAGCGCGAAGCCGACACCGCCGGCCGCACCCGCTCCGGGGGTCGCCGGGTCGACGTCGGGGAAGCACCGTGCCCAGTCGGCCAGCCGGGTCTCGAACGCGGGGACCCGGTCGGGCGTGACGCCCTTCTGCGGCCCGAACACCGCCGCCGCGCCGTGCGGTCCGAGCAGGGGCGACGTGACGTCGGTGAGCACGACGGCGCCGCCCTCCGGCAGGCGGCGCAGGTGGGTCGTGTCGACGGCGGTGACGTCGTCGAGGAGCTCCGCGCCCTGCGGCAGCCGCCGGGGCGGACCGCCCGCCGGCTCGCGGTGGACGAGCGCCCCCAGCGCGACCAGCGCGTCGGCGCCGCCGTCCGTCGAGGCGCTGCCGCCGATGCCGAGCACCAGGCCGGTCGCCCCGGCGTCGAGTGCGGCGGCGATCGCCTCGCCGAAGCCCCGGCTCGTCGCGGTGTCCGGCAGCGGTCCCGCCAGCAGGGTCAGGCCGCTCGTCGCCGCGAGTTCGACGACCGCGCGGCCGTCGGGCAGTCGCAGCCAGGTCGTGTCGACGGGGGTGCCTGCCGGACCGGTGACCGTGACGGGCACCCGGACCGCTCCGGGGAACGCGCTGGCGAAGGCGTCGAGCGTGCCCTCGCCGCCGTCGGCCGTCGGCGCGAGCACGAGGTCGTCCTCCGGGCGCTCGGTCCGCCACCCGTCGGCGATCGCCGCTGCGACGGACGCCGCGGACGCGGTGCCCTTGAACGAGCCCGAAGCCACGATGATGCGCACGACCTCCACCGTAGCGGCGGTCGGTGCGGCGCCGGAGTCTCAGGCGACGGGCAGCGCGAACCGCGGGTGCGTCGCCCCGCCGGTCGCGAGGTCGGCGAGCACCTCGCCGAGCAGCGGCGCGAACTTGAAGCCGTGTCCGGACGACCCGGTCGCCACCGTGACCGGCCCCCGCCGGTCGATGACGAAGTCCTCGTCGGGGGAGTTGTCGTACAGGCAGCTGATGAAGGTCGGCCTCGTCGCGTCGACGCCCGGTACGAACCGTGCGACGTACGCCTGCAGTCGCTCCGCCTCCGCCGCGACGGGGGTGGTGTCCCGGTGGTCGGGGTCGACGACGGGGCCGGTGCCGTGGAAACCGACCTTGACGCCCTCGCCCGGGGTGAGCAGCCCGTACACGTCGTCGCCGTCGGCCCAGTGGACGAAGCTCGGCCACGCCGCGTCCGGCAGGTGGCTGGGGAAGTGCGCCGGCTGCTCCTGGGTGACGCGGATGGCCGGGAGGCCCGCCCCGCGTGCCGCGAACAGGTCACCGACCAGCGTGGGGGCCCACGAGCCCACCGCGGCCACCAGGGACCGGGTGCGGTGGGCGGAGCCGTCGGACAGCGTCACGGTGACGGTGTCCCCGTGGTCCTCGACGCCGGTGACCCGTGTCCCGAAGCGCAGCTCGGCGAGGCCGGTCCGCTCGGCCAGGGTGAGCAGGGCCTCGATCGCCGCGGCCGACCGGATCCGGCCGGCGGTGGCGTGGGCGAGCACGTGCCCCTCGAACGCGATGCCCGGCCAGCGCGCCGCAGCGGCCTCGGGGGAGAGCCGCTCGTGCGGGATGCCGGCGTCCGACAGCGCCGCGGCGATGGCGTCGACGACCTCGGGGCGGCCGTGGTCGACCGCGCCCGTGCGCACGACGAGCTCCTGTCCCGCGGCGGCCTCGAGTGCCTCCCACCGCTCGAGCGCCCGCGTGGTCAGCGCGACGTACTCGGCGTCCGCGTAGCCCTGTCGGAAGATCCGGGTCGCCCCGTGCGAGGACCCGTGCTCGTGACCGCGCCCGTGCTGCTCGAGCAGGAGCACGCGCTCGCCCCGGGCGGTCAGGGCGTAGGCGGTCGCGGCGCCGAGCACGCCGCCGCCGACGACCACGTGGGTTCCGTCTCTGTGGGGCATGCACCGAGCGTAGTTGCCGGTCCCACCGACGTCAGCGGTCGAGGGCGGCGAGCGCGACGCGCGCGGACTCGGCCACGAGTGCCTCGTCGTACGGCTCGTCCGGGTCGTTCCGGGTGGTCAGCACGGCGATGACGATCGGGTCGCCGTCGGGTCGGGTCACCCGGGCGACGTCGTTCCGGATCGGACCGGCGCCACCGGACTTGTCGGCGACGACCCAGCCGTCCGGGGCACCGGCACGGACGAGCGCGTCACCCGTGGCGTTCCCGCTCATCCAGTCGGTGAGCAGCGCCGTGTCCGCCCGGCCGAGGGTGCGGCCGTCGAGCACCCGATCCAGGACCGCCGCGAACGCCGCCGGGGTCGTCGTGTCCTCGGTGCTGCCGGGCTCGATCGTGTTGAGCTCGGGCTCGTCGTGCACCACCTCGGTCGTCGTGTCGCCGAGGTCGGCGAGTGCGGCGTCCAGGGCAGCCGGGCCGCCGATGCGGTCGAGCAGCACGTTCAGAGCGGTGTTGTCGCTCATCCGGACCGCTGCCTCGGCGACCTCGTCCAACGGCAGCCCGTCGGCCACGTGCTGCTCGGTCACCGGCGAGTACCCGGCCGCGGCGACGTCCGCCTGGGTCCAGTGCGCGACCGCGGAGCGCTCGGCGGCGGGGACCGCCCGCAGGAACGCCGCTGCCGCCAGGACCTTGATCGTCGACGCGTAGCCGAACCGCCGGTCCGCCCGGTACGACACGGTCGCACCCGTGCCGGTGTCGGTCGCGACGACGCCGACCGTGGCGTCGTACCGCTGCTCGAGGGCGGCGAGCGCCCGGTCCACCCGGTCCTGGTCGACGGGGGTGGCGCTCGCCGTGGGCACGGACATAGTCGTCGGGGTGGTGGTCGGGGTGTCGGGACCGCTCGCGGTCGGGGCGCCGCCGCTCGTGCAACCGGCCAGGGCGAGGGCGGCAACGATCGTCCCGACGAGCACGTGGGGCAGGTGGAGGCGCATGCCCGCACCCTGGCGCACGTACCTGCGCAGCAGGTCGGAGATCAGCGCTCGGTGTGCAGCATCCCCTCGGCCCAGGGCCGCGGGTCGATCCAGATCGGCGTGTCCGGTGATGCCGGATCTCGCTCTTGCCGCGGAGAGGTGCGGGTTCGGGAACACAGTCGAGGGAAAGATCGTCTTCCATCGAAATGTCCGCTACGGGATTCGGATGACTTCCGATCCTTTGTCGGACTCCGCGCCTCTTGACCGCGTTCGGGTTTGTCCGGACACTTCTTGTCTATCGGCCTGGAAGGGGTTCTTGCGACCGTGACGCTCGCACGCATCAGTAGGCTCGCTGCCGTGGGGACTTTCAAGAAGTTGTTCGAGCCGGTGTTCTTGGCGACCGCAGGCGGCGTGGCGGCCGTCGTGGCAGCAGTGCTTGCGTTCGCGCCCTCCGCTGTCTGGGCGACGGCTCTGAGTGCTGTTGCGGCAGCGTTCGCAATCGTGCTCACCTTCTTGATCGCCCGGCGTCAGGGTGAGGAGTCCGGCCATCTGAGCAACACGGTGACGTCCGTCCAGGGCCTCGTGACGAGCACCAACGAAGCTGTGACGGACATCCGGGCGTTGCAAGAGGAGTCGCGGGTCCAGCAGGAGCAGCTCCTCGAACTCCAGCAGCAATCAGGAGAACTCCTCCGTGAGGTCGCGGAACGTGCGTCGGCGCAGGACTACGACCCGAGCGCGTCAGAGGAAGGAGCCGAGGGCACCGAGGACGCGCAAACGGGGGAGAAGCCGGATTGGGAAGACGAAGCCATCGAGCGGCTGAGGGCGAAACACGCAGATCTCGACTTCGCTTCCCTCCACTGGAAGCGGAAGACGCCACAGCCACCCGTGCCCGGTAACCATGGTTGGTTCGTTGAGACTCCCGGTCGGACCACGAGGTGGTTCGTGCGGAAGGCCCGCGGGATGACCGTCCGCAAGGCGATGCCGCGCGACTTCTTGGACCGACTTGAGATCGAACAAGGTGTTGAACCGAGGACCATTGCTCTTGATTATCAGCTGAGACAACACGGTCTTGCTGCTTGGTTTGCGAGAACCTACGCCGGTGATCTCTTCCGTGTGTCTCGCGCTTACCGCGCTCCAGGGCAGCCCATCCGGACAGAACGAGTCGACGAAGAAGGCTGAGTGCGCATGCCGCGCATCTTGTAGTGCGGTCGCACCACGCGTCGCCGCCCGCCGGCACTGAGCGGAGCCCTCTCGGCCTCTCCGAGTGCACCAGCCACCGCTGCACCCGGACCGTCTCGACGGGTCACGGCCAGCGGGCCGCGCGCCGGTTCCGTTCTGCCTGCTGCGCCGCGTTGTAGTTGCGGTCGCGCACGTACTGCCGTTGAGCCTTCTCGTCGCGGTGCTGCGCCTCGGCGCTGATGATCTCCCCGACGATCCCGAGGCCGAGTGCCCACGCCTTGCGCGTGGACTGCCGCCGCTGCTGGACCGCGGCCGCCGCTGCGGCCTGCTGCGCGGTGGTGTGGGCGATCTGCGCGTCCCGGTGGGCGCGGAACTGCTGCTCGGCCTCCTCGTACCCGGGCGGGACGGTGAGGAGCGCGTCGTCGAACCGTTCGGCGAAGCGAGGCGGTGCCCCCGTGACGCGGAGGAAGAGCTGCGGGAACAGGTACAGCGCCATCCCGTAGACGGGGTGCGCTTCCTCGGCGAGGAGCGTCGCTCCGGTCGTCTCGATGTACTCGGGAGCAG includes:
- a CDS encoding FAD-dependent oxidoreductase; translation: MPHRDGTHVVVGGGVLGAATAYALTARGERVLLLEQHGRGHEHGSSHGATRIFRQGYADAEYVALTTRALERWEALEAAAGQELVVRTGAVDHGRPEVVDAIAAALSDAGIPHERLSPEAAAARWPGIAFEGHVLAHATAGRIRSAAAIEALLTLAERTGLAELRFGTRVTGVEDHGDTVTVTLSDGSAHRTRSLVAAVGSWAPTLVGDLFAARGAGLPAIRVTQEQPAHFPSHLPDAAWPSFVHWADGDDVYGLLTPGEGVKVGFHGTGPVVDPDHRDTTPVAAEAERLQAYVARFVPGVDATRPTFISCLYDNSPDEDFVIDRRGPVTVATGSSGHGFKFAPLLGEVLADLATGGATHPRFALPVA
- a CDS encoding glycerate kinase; amino-acid sequence: MRIIVASGSFKGTASAASVAAAIADGWRTERPEDDLVLAPTADGGEGTLDAFASAFPGAVRVPVTVTGPAGTPVDTTWLRLPDGRAVVELAATSGLTLLAGPLPDTATSRGFGEAIAAALDAGATGLVLGIGGSASTDGGADALVALGALVHREPAGGPPRRLPQGAELLDDVTAVDTTHLRRLPEGGAVVLTDVTSPLLGPHGAAAVFGPQKGVTPDRVPAFETRLADWARCFPDVDPATPGAGAAGGVGFALLAWGATLAAGAEGIAGVLGLPALLDGADVVVTGEGRYDAQSAAGKVPSVVRALATTHAPRARVLLVAGDIDAPLDDFDAAASLTVLATQTTGEPDDALADPLRFARIAGQRLARLA
- the bla gene encoding class A beta-lactamase gives rise to the protein MRLHLPHVLVGTIVAALALAGCTSGGAPTASGPDTPTTTPTTMSVPTASATPVDQDRVDRALAALEQRYDATVGVVATDTGTGATVSYRADRRFGYASTIKVLAAAAFLRAVPAAERSAVAHWTQADVAAAGYSPVTEQHVADGLPLDEVAEAAVRMSDNTALNVLLDRIGGPAALDAALADLGDTTTEVVHDEPELNTIEPGSTEDTTTPAAFAAVLDRVLDGRTLGRADTALLTDWMSGNATGDALVRAGAPDGWVVADKSGGAGPIRNDVARVTRPDGDPIVIAVLTTRNDPDEPYDEALVAESARVALAALDR
- a CDS encoding NAD(P)-dependent alcohol dehydrogenase produces the protein MRTVNAYAAPSATEPLVKTTITRRDVGPNDVEIDIAYAGICHSDIHTVRGEWGEIQYPQVVGHEIVGHVSAVGDAVTKHKVGDRVGVGCMVNSCGECEQCLAGQEQYCLKGNIGTYTSVDPADGSITQGGYSQAIVVDQDFVLRVPESLDIEKVAPLLCAGITTYSPLHHWKAGPGTKVAVVGMGGLGHMAVKIAVALGAEVTVLSQTTSKQEDSLRYGAKAHYATKDPETFEKLANSFELIINTVSAKIPMGAYLGLLKVDGTLVNVGAPSEPLEVPAFALIPRRLSWAGSAIGGIRETQEMLDFCAEHDILPETELISADQINEAYERVLSSDVRYRFVIDAATLA